A single region of the Brassica rapa cultivar Chiifu-401-42 chromosome A03, CAAS_Brap_v3.01, whole genome shotgun sequence genome encodes:
- the LOC108871342 gene encoding uncharacterized protein LOC108871342, which translates to MRYLVSFTLMICVLVLAMLIMVADSSYGEGGKKRAPPAMAPSPSPSSDGGHFGGPNKTLPPPPNAATFIVFPQLISATVATTVSVLVFIL; encoded by the coding sequence ATGAGATATTTGGTCTCCTTCACCTTAATGATTTGTGTTCTCGTCTTGGCCATGTTGATTATGGTTGCTGATTCTTCGTATGGTGAAGGAGGGAAAAAACGCGCTCCTCCAGCAATGGCTCCTTCACCATCACCAAGTAGTGACGGTGGTCACTTTGGTGGACCCAACAAAACTCTTCCACCACCTCCAAACGCAGCCACTTTCATCGTTTTCCCACAACTAATCTCCGCAACAGTGGCGACTACTGTTAGTGTCTTGGTTTTCATCTTGtaa
- the LOC103858895 gene encoding peptidyl serine alpha-galactosyltransferase — MQWGLILVIAALAVAFGSGSADEWGQRAPYRIHTLFSVECQNYFDWQTVGLMHSFKKSRQPGPITRLLSCTEEEMKSYRGMDLAPTFRVPSWSRHPKTGDWYPAINKPVGVLHWLQHSEDAKNVDWVVILDADQIIRGPIIPWELGAERGRPFAAHYGYLVGCDNMLVRLHTKHPELCDKVGGLLAMHIDDLRVLAPLWLSKTEDVRQDTAHWSTNLTGDVYGKGWISEMYGYSFGAAEAGLKHKINDDLMIYPGYVPREGVEPILMHYGLPFSIGNWSFTKLDHHEDNIVYDCNRLFPEPPYPREVKMMEPDQYKRRGLLLSLECMNTLNEGLILRHAENGCPKPKWSKYLSFLKSKTFMELTKPKLLAPGSVNILPDQHQHQHQQPPPVDEFKGPYPKIHTLFSTECTTYFDWQTVGFMHSFRLSGQPGNITRLLSCTDEDLKKYKGHDLAPTHYVPSMSRHPLTGDWYPAINKPAAVVHWLHHTNIDAEYIVILDADMILRGPITPWEYKAARGRPVSTPYDYLIGCDNDLAKLHTRNPEACDKVGGVIIMHIDDLRKFAMYWLLKTQEVRADKEHYAKELTGDIYESGWISEMYGYSFGAAELNLRHIINKEILIYPGYVPEPGVDYRVFHYGLEFKVGNWSFDKANWRNTDMINKCWSKFPDPPTPSEVHETDNDLRQRDLLSIECGQKLNEALLLHHKRRNCPEPGSESESKEESISLGSRKVGKLETKQAKGSDETTEETTSEGRFSRLKMWVIAVWVISGVGFMVVMLLVCSTRKVRARGKGYRNKRRTTSSYSKPGFE; from the exons ATGCAGTGGGGTTTGATCCTGGTGATTGCGGCTCTGGCGGTGGCTTTCGGGTCCGGGTCGGCGGACGAATGGGGTCAAAGGGCACCGTATCGGATCCACACGCTGTTCTCGGTGGAGTGCCAGAACTACTTCGATTGGCAGACGGTTGGTCTGATGCACAGCTTCAAGAAATCTCGACAGCCCGGTCCGATTACCCGGTTATTGAGCTGTACCGaggaggagatgaagagttaCAGAGGCATGGATCTCGCTCCCACTTTCCGCGTCCCCTCTTGGAGCAGACACCCTAAGACCGGTGACTG GTACCCAGCAATTAACAAACCGGTAGGAGTTCTGCACTGGCTTCAACACAGTGAAGATGCCAAGAATGTGGATTGGGTCGTTATTCTTGATGCTGACCAGATCATTAGAGGTCCTATCATCCCTTGGGAACTTGGTGCTGAAAGGGGTAGACCCTTTGCTGCCCACTACGGCTACTTGGTCGGCTGCGATAACATGCTTGTCCGATTGCACACAAAGCATCCTGAGCTCTGTGACAAAGTTGGCGGTCTTCTCGCTATGCACATCGATGATCTTCGCGTCCTGGCCCCTCTTTGGCTTTCCAAGACTGAAGATGTTCGCCAAGATACTGCTCACTGGTCCACCAATCTTACCGGTGATGTTTACGGCAAAGGTTGGATCAGTGAGATGTATGGTTACTCCTTCGGTGCCGCTGAA GCAGGACTAAAGCACAAGATAAACGACGACTTGATGATATATCCAGGGTATGTTCCACGAGAAGGTGTTGAGCCTATTCTGATGCACTACGGTTTGCCTTTTTCCATAGGTAACTGGTCTTTCACTAAACTTGACCACCACGAAGACAACATTGTCTATGACTGCAACCGTCTCTTCCCCGAGCCTCCATACCCAAGAGAG gtgAAAATGATGGAACCTGATCAGTACAAGCGAAGAGGTCTACTCTTGAGTCTAGAATGCATGAATACATTGAACGAGGGACTCATACTGCGCCACGCTGAAAACGGGTGTCCCAAGCCAAAGTGGTCCAAATACTTGAGCTTTCTCAAgagcaaaactttcatggagtTAACAAAGCCTAAACTGCTTGCACCAGGAAGTGTAAATATCTTGCCAGACCAACACCAACACCAACACCAGCAGCCGCCACCCGTCGATGAATTCAAAGGACCTTATCCAAAGATCCACACACTGTTTTCCACCGAGTGCACAACTTATTTCGACTGGCAAACAGTTGGGTTCATGCACAGTTTCAGGTTGAGTGGCCAGCCCGGGAACATCACTCGGCTTCTCAGTTGCACAGATGAAGATCTTAAAAAGTATAAAGGTCATGACTTGGCCCCCACGCATTATGTTCCTTCCATGAGCAGACATCCTCTCACAGGGGATTG GTACCCGGCAATTAACAAACCGGCGGCGGTTGTTCATTGGCTTCACCACACAAATATAGATGCAGAATACATAGTCATTCTTGATGCTGACATGATCCTCAGAGGACCCATCACTCCTTGGGAGTATAAGGCAGCTCGAGGACGTCCAGTTTCTACTCCTTACGA CTATCTTATTGGGTGTGACAACGATCTTGCAAAACTTCACACGCGTAACCCCGAGGCATGTGACAAAGTTGGTGGAGTCATAATAATGCACATAGATGACCTCAGGAAATTCGCAATGTACTGGTTGCTGAAAACGCAGGAGGTTCGAGCAGACAAAGAACATTACGCAAAGGAGTTAACAGGGGATATATATGAGTCCGGTTGGATCAGTGAAATGTACGGTTATTCCTTCGGTGCTGCTGAG CTGAATTTGAGGCATATCATAAACAAAGAGATATTGATATACCCTGGTTACGTCCCTGAACCGGGTGTTGACTATCGAGTTTTCCATTACGGTCTTGAGTTCAAAGTAGGGAACTGGAGCTTCGACAAGGCGAACTGGAGGAACACCGATATGATCAACAAGTGCTGGTCTAAGTTCCCGGACCCGCCTACTCCTTCAGAGGTTCATGAAACGGACAATGATCTACGGCAAAGAGACCTTCTCAGTATTGAATGTGGACAGAAGCTAAACGAAGCTCTGTTGCTGCATCACAAGAGAAGGAACTGCCCTGAACCTGGATCTGAGTCTGAGTCGAAGGAGGAGAGTATCTCCTTGGGTTCGAGAAAAGTGGGAAAGTTGGAAACGAAACAAGCCAAGGGAAGCGATGAGACGACGGAAGAAACGACGTCAGAAGGGAGATTCAGCAGGTTGAAGATGTGGGTGATTGCTGTGTGGGTGATATCTGGAGTAGGGTTCATGGTAGTGATGCTATTGGTGTGCTCCACTCGTAAAGTCAGGGCAAGAGGGAAAGGTTACAGAAACAAGAGACGAACTACTTCTTCCTACTCCAAGCCGGGTTTCGAATGA
- the LOC103858896 gene encoding protein WVD2-like 7 isoform X3 gives MGESACLMQPFSYAAPQGDSLGALGQSVSFGRFMSERLDWEKWSSFPTQNRYVAEAERYSRPGSVAQKKAFFEAHYKKLAAARKAAAEEALLLRQQTSDELVPVQQEKDINGVGKKESDPPVLEIPRASLDADMKVAAEKESDPVLEIPRASLDAEMKVVARKVSRSGNRQSDEKENRGKDESKINGKGSTVKEEQQVEKTPMIPKKKKSKEAQPKSSTKPRVSKLNISERTPSKKPSNKSSSYNFTPAKEFNRLVSIIRKIDGSSRASSSKLQTKECKTPLRTPSSNNNKVSAKGIVEDSLFTTPLSSNRRAPDSSTKTGRGRWNFLPAETPSCFTPFGLRTEERAERRKKKLEEKFKAMEAQKEKKEKEEERSVEKEESKLRQRLCFKAKPLPNFYKHRPKSTDQTKKALLR, from the exons ATGGGAGAATCTGCTTGCCTCATGCAGCCATTCTCATACGCAGCTCCACAG GGAGATTCTCTTGGTGCTTTAGGACAGTCTGTGTCCTTTGGGAGATTCATGTCTGAGAGACTTGACTGGGAAAAATGGTCATCTTTCCCGACACAGAACCGTTATGTGGCGGAGGCAGAGAGATACTCGAGGCCAGGGTCTGTGGCTCAGAAGAAAGCCTTCTTCGAAGCTCACTACAAGAAACTCGCTGCAGCAAGAAAAGCTGCTGCCGAAGAGGCACTCTTGCTCCGACAGCAAACCTCTGATGAGTTGGTTCCAGTTCAACAAGAAAAAGATATCAATGGCGTAGGAAAGAAAGAATCAGACCCCCCGGTTCTTGAGATTCCAAGAGCCTCTTTAGATGCTGATATGAAAGTAGCTGCAGAAAAAGAATCAGACCCGGTTCTTGAGATTCCAAGAGCATCTTTAGATGCTGAGATGAAAGTAGTTGCAAGAAAAGTAAGCAGGTCTGGTAATAGACAGTCTGATGAGAAAGAGAACCGTGGGAAAGACGAGTCAAAGATCAATGGCAAAGGCTCTACAGTTAAAGAAGAACAACAGGTGGAGAAGACGCCTATGATCCCTAAG aagaagaaatctaaAGAAGCACAACCAAAGAGCAGTACAAAGCCGAGAGTGTCTAAGCTCAATATATCGGAGAGGACTCCAAGTAAAAAGCCTAGTAACAAGAGCAGCTCTTACAATTTCACACCAGCAAAAGAGTTCAATAGGTTAGTGTCCATCATAAGGAAGATTgatgggtcatcaagagcttctTCTTCTAAGCTACAAACCAAAGAATGCAAAACTCCTCTCCGGACACCATCAAGCAATAATAATAAG GTGTCTGCAAAGGGAATTGTGGAGGACTCTTTGTTCACCACACCTTTGTCTAGTAACAGAAG AGCTCCTGATTCTTCTACCAAGACAGGTCGAGGAAGATGGAATTTCCTCCCTGCAGA GACGCCGAGCTGCTTCACACCATTTGGATTAAGAACAGAGGAGAGAGCAGAGAGAAGAAAAAAG AAGCTAGAGGAAAAATTCAAAGCCATGGAGgcacagaaggagaagaaggagaaggaggaggagaggaGTGTGGAGAAAGAAGAGAGTAAACTAAGGCAAAGGCTGTGCTTCAAGGCGAAGCCACTTCCAAATTTCTACAAACACAGACCTAAATCCACTGACCAAACTAAAAAA GCTCTGTTACGGTAG
- the LOC103858896 gene encoding protein WVD2-like 7 isoform X1, producing the protein MGESACLMQPFSYAAPQGDSLGALGQSVSFGRFMSERLDWEKWSSFPTQNRYVAEAERYSRPGSVAQKKAFFEAHYKKLAAARKAAAEEALLLRQQTSDELVPVQQEKDINGVGKKESDPPVLEIPRASLDADMKVAAEKESDPVLEIPRASLDAEMKVVARKVSRSGNRQSDEKENRGKDESKINGKGSTVKEEQQVEKTPMIPKKKKSKEAQPKSSTKPRVSKLNISERTPSKKPSNKSSSYNFTPAKEFNRLVSIIRKIDGSSRASSSKLQTKECKTPLRTPSSNNNKVSAKGIVEDSLFTTPLSSNRSKCRAPDSSTKTGRGRWNFLPAETPSCFTPFGLRTEERAERRKKKLEEKFKAMEAQKEKKEKEEERSVEKEESKLRQRLCFKAKPLPNFYKHRPKSTDQTKKALLR; encoded by the exons ATGGGAGAATCTGCTTGCCTCATGCAGCCATTCTCATACGCAGCTCCACAG GGAGATTCTCTTGGTGCTTTAGGACAGTCTGTGTCCTTTGGGAGATTCATGTCTGAGAGACTTGACTGGGAAAAATGGTCATCTTTCCCGACACAGAACCGTTATGTGGCGGAGGCAGAGAGATACTCGAGGCCAGGGTCTGTGGCTCAGAAGAAAGCCTTCTTCGAAGCTCACTACAAGAAACTCGCTGCAGCAAGAAAAGCTGCTGCCGAAGAGGCACTCTTGCTCCGACAGCAAACCTCTGATGAGTTGGTTCCAGTTCAACAAGAAAAAGATATCAATGGCGTAGGAAAGAAAGAATCAGACCCCCCGGTTCTTGAGATTCCAAGAGCCTCTTTAGATGCTGATATGAAAGTAGCTGCAGAAAAAGAATCAGACCCGGTTCTTGAGATTCCAAGAGCATCTTTAGATGCTGAGATGAAAGTAGTTGCAAGAAAAGTAAGCAGGTCTGGTAATAGACAGTCTGATGAGAAAGAGAACCGTGGGAAAGACGAGTCAAAGATCAATGGCAAAGGCTCTACAGTTAAAGAAGAACAACAGGTGGAGAAGACGCCTATGATCCCTAAG aagaagaaatctaaAGAAGCACAACCAAAGAGCAGTACAAAGCCGAGAGTGTCTAAGCTCAATATATCGGAGAGGACTCCAAGTAAAAAGCCTAGTAACAAGAGCAGCTCTTACAATTTCACACCAGCAAAAGAGTTCAATAGGTTAGTGTCCATCATAAGGAAGATTgatgggtcatcaagagcttctTCTTCTAAGCTACAAACCAAAGAATGCAAAACTCCTCTCCGGACACCATCAAGCAATAATAATAAG GTGTCTGCAAAGGGAATTGTGGAGGACTCTTTGTTCACCACACCTTTGTCTAGTAACAGAAG TAAATGCAGAGCTCCTGATTCTTCTACCAAGACAGGTCGAGGAAGATGGAATTTCCTCCCTGCAGA GACGCCGAGCTGCTTCACACCATTTGGATTAAGAACAGAGGAGAGAGCAGAGAGAAGAAAAAAG AAGCTAGAGGAAAAATTCAAAGCCATGGAGgcacagaaggagaagaaggagaaggaggaggagaggaGTGTGGAGAAAGAAGAGAGTAAACTAAGGCAAAGGCTGTGCTTCAAGGCGAAGCCACTTCCAAATTTCTACAAACACAGACCTAAATCCACTGACCAAACTAAAAAA GCTCTGTTACGGTAG
- the LOC103858896 gene encoding protein WVD2-like 7 isoform X2, translated as MGESACLMQPFSYAAPQGDSLGALGQSVSFGRFMSERLDWEKWSSFPTQNRYVAEAERYSRPGSVAQKKAFFEAHYKKLAAARKAAAEEALLLRQQTSDELVPVQQEKDINGVGKKESDPPVLEIPRASLDADMKVAAEKESDPVLEIPRASLDAEMKVVARKVSRSGNRQSDEKENRGKDESKINGKGSTVKEEQQVEKTPMIPKKKSKEAQPKSSTKPRVSKLNISERTPSKKPSNKSSSYNFTPAKEFNRLVSIIRKIDGSSRASSSKLQTKECKTPLRTPSSNNNKVSAKGIVEDSLFTTPLSSNRSKCRAPDSSTKTGRGRWNFLPAETPSCFTPFGLRTEERAERRKKKLEEKFKAMEAQKEKKEKEEERSVEKEESKLRQRLCFKAKPLPNFYKHRPKSTDQTKKALLR; from the exons ATGGGAGAATCTGCTTGCCTCATGCAGCCATTCTCATACGCAGCTCCACAG GGAGATTCTCTTGGTGCTTTAGGACAGTCTGTGTCCTTTGGGAGATTCATGTCTGAGAGACTTGACTGGGAAAAATGGTCATCTTTCCCGACACAGAACCGTTATGTGGCGGAGGCAGAGAGATACTCGAGGCCAGGGTCTGTGGCTCAGAAGAAAGCCTTCTTCGAAGCTCACTACAAGAAACTCGCTGCAGCAAGAAAAGCTGCTGCCGAAGAGGCACTCTTGCTCCGACAGCAAACCTCTGATGAGTTGGTTCCAGTTCAACAAGAAAAAGATATCAATGGCGTAGGAAAGAAAGAATCAGACCCCCCGGTTCTTGAGATTCCAAGAGCCTCTTTAGATGCTGATATGAAAGTAGCTGCAGAAAAAGAATCAGACCCGGTTCTTGAGATTCCAAGAGCATCTTTAGATGCTGAGATGAAAGTAGTTGCAAGAAAAGTAAGCAGGTCTGGTAATAGACAGTCTGATGAGAAAGAGAACCGTGGGAAAGACGAGTCAAAGATCAATGGCAAAGGCTCTACAGTTAAAGAAGAACAACAGGTGGAGAAGACGCCTATGATCCCTAAG aagaaatctaaAGAAGCACAACCAAAGAGCAGTACAAAGCCGAGAGTGTCTAAGCTCAATATATCGGAGAGGACTCCAAGTAAAAAGCCTAGTAACAAGAGCAGCTCTTACAATTTCACACCAGCAAAAGAGTTCAATAGGTTAGTGTCCATCATAAGGAAGATTgatgggtcatcaagagcttctTCTTCTAAGCTACAAACCAAAGAATGCAAAACTCCTCTCCGGACACCATCAAGCAATAATAATAAG GTGTCTGCAAAGGGAATTGTGGAGGACTCTTTGTTCACCACACCTTTGTCTAGTAACAGAAG TAAATGCAGAGCTCCTGATTCTTCTACCAAGACAGGTCGAGGAAGATGGAATTTCCTCCCTGCAGA GACGCCGAGCTGCTTCACACCATTTGGATTAAGAACAGAGGAGAGAGCAGAGAGAAGAAAAAAG AAGCTAGAGGAAAAATTCAAAGCCATGGAGgcacagaaggagaagaaggagaaggaggaggagaggaGTGTGGAGAAAGAAGAGAGTAAACTAAGGCAAAGGCTGTGCTTCAAGGCGAAGCCACTTCCAAATTTCTACAAACACAGACCTAAATCCACTGACCAAACTAAAAAA GCTCTGTTACGGTAG
- the LOC103858897 gene encoding classical arabinogalactan protein 11, with translation MARQFVVLALLALVVATAFAAEAPSAAPTASPTKAPTTQTKAPAAAPKSSSASAPKASSPVAEEPTAEDDYAATSPSESAEGPTVSSPPAPTPEVVDGPSSDAPTPGPEVLDGSATNVKLSIAGTVAAVGFFFFSL, from the coding sequence atggcACGTCAATTTGTCGTATTGGCTCTATTGGCCTTGGTCGTGGCCACCGCATTCGCTGCCGAGGCACCCTCAGCTGCTCCCACCGCCTCCCCTACAAAAGCACCCACCACGCAGACCAAGGCACCGGCTGCTGCACCCAAATCATCGTCAGCCTCAGCACCCAAAGCATCGTCCCCTGTGGCAGAGGAACCAACAGCCGAAGACGATTACGCAGCAACCAGCCCGAGTGAATCTGCCGAGGGACCCACCGTCTCCTCCCCACCAGCACCTACCCCAGAGGTTGTTGATGGACCATCTTCCGATGCACCCACCCCCGGCCCCGAGGTACTCGACGGCAGCGCCACTAATGTGAAGCTCTCCATCGCCGGCACTGTTGCCGCCGtcggattcttcttcttctctctctaa
- the LOC103858898 gene encoding protein SIEVE ELEMENT OCCLUSION A, which yields MAQRFQLNPKPFTDPPADHLNRVSLIPRSAEQKLAADNLGDRRPLAPRTHEDKPFGEHSDALHHHNVAPPPHNKVMDHDPEKKTGSVVPKTPHHPHPSEDLHDANSRHSLVPRSLGHNSLGGRFGPGKNQAFRRNGRPMFSLSDDRVMADRVLKTHSPDMVFFDVKSLLSVADDIFKSYVPSIDSSSSASKPSVVFKDYADHTSFETFAELIDQITCEIECKCLHGGESHGMMTSGIHLDSRNTTTFSVLSLVSKYRWDAKLVLVLAALAVKYGVFLLLAETYATNQLTKSLALIKQLPSIFSRQNALHQRLDKTRVLMQDMVDLTTTIIRIYELPPHHITAAFTDHIPTAVYWIVRSVLICVSHISGASGFKQDQVMSFMEVSEIHENSERLRKINAYLLEQLNKSHLTIEEGIVEEEYQELIQTFTTIIHVDVVPPLLRLLRPIDFLYHGAGDSKRRVGINVLTQKHVLLLVSDLENIEKELYILESLYTEAWQQSFEILWVPVQDIWTDAHDAKFESLHSNMRWYVLGEPRKLRRAAVRFVREWWGFKNRPILVALDPKGQVMSTNAFPMVWIWQTFAYPFTTAREHDLWSEQEWNLEFLIDGTDPHSLNQLVDGKYICVYGGEDMQWIRNFTSLWRTVAKAANIQIEMVYVGKRNPKNGIQPIINTIRDENLSHTLPDLFQIWFFWARVESMWESKQRMLKAQRTKGGRQGFKEEEEKDLVLQEIVALLGFGGEGDGWGLVSKTADLMVRAKGNLFSQGLAEFNEWEVNIPAHGFLKALSDHLMMRLPPHHCTRFMLPETSGIIPDEVECTECRRTMEKYYLYQCCLE from the exons ATGGCCCAACGCTTCCAACTGAACCCAAAGCCCTTCACTGACCCACCGGCTGATCATCTCAACAGGGTCTCTCTGATCCCAAGATCTGCCGAGCAGAAGCTGGCTGCTGATAACTTAGGCGACAGGCGTCCCTTAGCCCCTAGAACTCATGAAGACAAACCCTTTGGTGAACATTCAGATGCTCTCCATCATCACAATGTTGCTCCTCCTCCACATAATAAGGTGATGGATCATGACCCCGAGAAAAAGACCGGTTCTGTAGTCCCTAAAACGCCACATCATCCTCACCCATCTGAGGATCTCCACGATGCCAACAGTCGACATTCCTTGGTTCCGAGATCACTAGGTCACAACTCCCTCGGTGGAAGATTTGGACCTGGAAAGAACCAAGCCTTTCGAAGAAATGGGAGGCCAATGTTTTCACTTTCTGATGATCGAGTTATGGCTGATAGAGTCTTGAAGACTCATAGTCCAGACATGGTCTTCTTTGATGTCAAATCACTTCTCTCCGTTGCTGATGACATCTTCAAGTCTTACGTCCCATCCATTGACTCCTCCTCCTCTGCTTCTAAG CCGTCAGTGGTGTTCAAGGATTACGCTGATCATACCTCCTTTGAAACTTTCGCTGAACTCATCGATCAAATCACTTGCGAG ATCGAGTGCAAATGTCTTCATGGAGGTGAGTCTCACGGCATGATGACATCAGGGATTCATTTAGACAGCCGCAACACGACGACGTTCTCTGTTCTGTCCCTTGTCTCTAAATACCGTTGGGATGCTAAGCTAGTCCTTGTCCTAGCCGCTTTGGCCGTCAAATACGGCGTTTTCCTCCTCCTTGCCGAGACGTACGCAACGAATCAGCTCACTAAATCTCTGGCGCTCATCAAACAGCTCCCTAGCATCTTCTCTAGGCAGAACGCGCTGCACCAGCGTCTCGACAAGACCCGGGTTCTGATGCAAGACATGGTTGATCTCACCACTACCATCATCCGGATCTATGAACTCCCGCCTCACCACATCACAGCTGCGTTTACCGATCATATCCCCACCGCGGTTTATTGGATTGTCCGCAGCGTTTTGATCTGCGTTTCTCATATCAGTGGCGCCAGCGGTTTCAAGCAGGA CCAAGTCATGTCGTTTATGGAAGTTTCGGAGATACATGAGAATAGTGAAAGGCTTCGGAAGATCAATGCTTACCTCCTAGAACAACTCAACAAGAGTCACTTGACTATCG AGGAGGGTATAGTTGAAGAAGAGTATCAAGAACTCATTCAGACGTTCACTACTATCATTCACGTTGACGTTGTTCCTCCTCTGCTTCGTCTTCTCAGACCTATTGATTTTCTTTACCATGGCGCTGGTGATTCCAAGAGACGc GTTGGGATCAACGTGCTCACGCAAAAGCACGTGCTGCTTCTGGTATCAGACCTAGAAAACATCGAGAAAGAGCTCTACATTTTGGAATCCCTCTACACAGAAGCATGGCAGCAATCATTCGAGATTCTATGGGTTCCAGTTCAAGATATCTGGACAGACGCTCACGATGCCAAGTTCGAGTCACTTCATTCCAACATGAGATGGTACGTTCTTGGAGAGCCTCGGAAGCTAAGGAGAGCCGCGGTGAGGTTTGTGAGAGAATGGTGGGGGTTCAAGAACAGACCTATACTCGTTGCACTTGACCCCAAAGGCCAAGTTATGTCCACTAACGCTTTCCCCATGGTCTGGATCTGGCAAACATTCGCCTATCCCTTCACCACCGCTAGGGAACATGATCTATGGAGTGAACAGGAGTGGAATCTTGAGTTCTTGATTGATGGCACTGATCCTCACTCCCTCAACCAG CTTGTTGATGGAAAATACATATGTGTATATGGTGGAGAAGACATGCAATGGATAAGAAACTTCACTAGTCTGTGGCGTACTGTTGCAAAAGCAGCAAACATTCAGATCGAGATGGTTTATGTTGGAAAAAGGAACCCTAAGAACGGGATCCAGCCGATAATCAACACAATCAGAGATGAAAACCTCAGCCATACATTGCCGGACTTGTTTCAGATATGGTTCTTCTGGGCGAGGGTTGAGAGCATGTGGGAGTCGAAACAAAGGATGCTAAAAGCCCAAAGAACAAAAGGAGGGCGGCAAGGGtttaaagaagaagaggaaaaggaccTTGTGCTGCAAGAAATCGTTGCTTTGTTAGGTTTTGGAGGAGAAGGAGATGGGTGGGGACTGGTGAGCAAAACTGCGGACTTGATGGTTCGAGCCAAGGGGAACTTGTTTTCCCAGGGTTTGGCTGAATTCAACGAATGGGAAGTCAACATTCCCGCACATGGTTTTCTGAAAGCACTCAGTGATCATCTGATGATGCGTCTCCCACCACACCACTGCACAAGGTTCATGCTTCCTGAGACTTCTGGGATTATACCCGATGAGGTCGAGTGCACCGAGTGCCGTAGGACCATGGAAAAGTATTACTTGTACCAATGCTGCCTTGAGTAA
- the LOC103858899 gene encoding E3 ubiquitin-protein ligase RGLG1: MGGGNSKEDWRQESPSSSSSSWASHQSYPQSGPGSYNYPPPPSYSPAPAPSPSPAPSFGAHLPQPPPYTQEEGYAYPYPPPQPHPTTDRKKFDRRYSKISDNYASLDQVSEALARAGLESSNLILGIDFTKSNEWTGAKSFNKKSLHHISNTPNPYEQAITIIGRTLAAFDEDNLIPCFGFGDASTHDQDVFSFYPEGRSCNGFEQVLARYRDIVPHLKLAGPTSFAPIIEMAMTVVEQSSGQYHVLVIIADGQVTRSVDTEHGQLSPQEQRTVDAIVKASALPLSIVLVGVGDGPWDMMQEFDDNIPARAFDNFQFVNFTEIMSKNKEQSRKETEFALSALMEIPPQYKATIELGLLGRRNGSIQERIPLPPPVQQSGATFFKPSPIQSFEPSVPTYPMESKNMTTSVDDNQLCPICLSNPKNMAFGCGHQTCCECGPDLKVCPICRAPIQTRIKLY; encoded by the exons ATGGGAGGAGGAAATTCTAAAGAAGATTGGAGGCAAGAGTCgccatcttcatcatcatcatcatgggCTTCTCATCAGAGTTATCCTCAATCCGGACCTGGTAGCTACAACTATCCTCCTCCACCCTCTTATTCTCCTGCTCCCGCTCCATCTCCATCTCCGGCTCCCAGTTTTGGTGCTCATCTTCCTCAGCCGCCTCCTTATACTCAAGAGGAGGGCTATGCTTATCCTTACCCTCCCCCACAGCCTCATCCTACTACTGATAGGAAGAAGTTTGATCGTAGGTATTCCAAAATATCTGATAACTACGCCTCTTTAGATCAG GTGTCAGAGGCTTTAGCGCGTGCAGGTCTTGAATCTTCTAATCTTATCCTCGGTATCGATTTCACCAAGAGCAATGAGTGGACAG GAGCCAAGTCCTTCAATAAGAAAAGCTTGCATCATATCAGCAATACTCCCAATCCTTACGAGCAAGCTATCACTATCATTGGAAGGACCTTAGCCGCCTTTGATGAGGACAACTTAATTccttgttttggttttggtgacG CATCAACGCATGATCAAGACGTGTTTAGTTTCTATCCTGAGGGTAGATCCTGTAATGGATTTGAGCAAGTTTTGGCTCGCTATAGAGATATTGTACCTCACCTTAAGCTCGCAg GACCGACATCATTTGCACCCATCATTGAAATGGCGATGACAGTTGTTGAGCAGAGTAGTGGCCAATATCACGTGTTGGTGATTATAGCCGATGGACAG GTAACAAGAAGTGTGGATACGGAACATGGGCAGTTAAGTCCCCAAGAACAGAGGACTGTTGATGCAATTGTTAAAGCAAG TGCACTTCCTTTGTCAATAGTATTAGTCGGGGTGGGGGATGGACCATGGGACATGATGCAGGAGTTTGATGATAATATACCTGCCCGAGCTTTTGATAACTTCCAA TTTGTGAACTTCACGGAGATCATGTCAAAGAACAAAGAGCAGTCTCGAAAGGAGACAGAGTTCGCACTCTCTGCTCTCATGGAGATTCCTCCACAGTACAAAGCCACGATCGAGCTTGGCCTTTTAGG GCGAAGAAATGGGAGTATCCAAGAGAGAATCCCACTTCCACCTCCGGTGCAGCAGAGTGGAGCAACATTCTTCAAGCCGTCACCAATACAGAGTTTTGAACCGAGTGTACCTACTTATCCGATGGAGAGCAAGAATATGACCACTAGTGTGGACGACAACCAG CTTTGTCCGATATGTCTGAGCAATCCCAAAAACATGGCGTTTGGGTGCGGCCATCAGACATGTTGTGAATGCGGACCAGATCTTAAGGTGTGTCCTATTTGTCGTGCACCCATCCAGACCAGAATCAAGCTCTATTAA